A single region of the Austwickia chelonae genome encodes:
- a CDS encoding dienelactone hydrolase family protein encodes MAEVVIFHSALGRRPGVFDAARRLRDQGHTVHTPDLYEGVSFGGGAEGYDAGVLRMEEIGWTTIVDRAWACVEELPGELVYLGFSMGAGIAQELAIHRPGARGAVLIGGGGAYDDEPWPLGVPVDAHHMVDDPWVDEFAPVRLARLAARAGSCSSVYLYPGDQHLFTDPELVEEYDHGLTELVWRRVMRFLIRLEAGYIPSRG; translated from the coding sequence GTGGCTGAGGTGGTGATTTTCCACTCGGCGCTGGGAAGGCGTCCGGGTGTCTTCGATGCGGCCCGACGCCTACGTGACCAGGGGCATACCGTTCACACTCCGGACCTCTACGAAGGAGTCAGCTTCGGAGGGGGGGCCGAGGGATACGACGCCGGAGTCCTACGCATGGAGGAGATCGGCTGGACCACCATCGTGGACCGAGCCTGGGCCTGCGTAGAAGAGCTCCCTGGAGAACTCGTCTACCTGGGTTTCTCCATGGGTGCAGGGATCGCCCAAGAGCTGGCCATCCACCGACCCGGAGCACGCGGAGCCGTACTGATCGGCGGCGGCGGCGCCTACGACGACGAACCCTGGCCCTTGGGTGTCCCGGTCGATGCACATCACATGGTGGACGACCCCTGGGTGGACGAATTCGCCCCCGTCCGGCTGGCCCGCCTCGCAGCCCGTGCAGGCTCGTGCAGCAGCGTCTACCTTTACCCCGGGGACCAGCACCTGTTCACCGACCCCGAACTCGTAGAGGAATACGATCACGGTCTGACCGAATTGGTATGGCGACGCGTGATGCGTTTCTTGATTCGACTGGAAGCTGGGTACATCCCCAGCCGAGGCTAG